The following are from one region of the Amycolatopsis sp. QT-25 genome:
- a CDS encoding cytochrome P450 → MQTTAAVDLGNPDLYTTSDRHDRWRAYAAEDAMVWSEPGSSPSGFWSVFSHRACAAVLAPSAPFTSEYGMMIGFDRDHPDHSGGQMMVVSEQDQHRKLRKLVGPLLSRASARKLSERVRAEVRGVLDRVLDGGVCDVAAAIGPRIPAAVVCEILGVPAEDQDMLIDLTNHAFGGEDELFDGMTPRQAHTEILVYFDELITARRASPGEDLVSTLLSDGDLSIDDVVLNCDNVLIGGNETTRHAITGAVHAFAAVPGLLEQVRDGSADVDTVVDEVLRWTSPAMHVLRVTTDEVTVNGRALEAGTPVVAWLPAANRDPAVFDEPDTFRPERKPNRHIAFGHGMHHCLGSALARIELAVVLREVAERVARVELAEEPSWLRAVVVQGYRGLPVRFTGR, encoded by the coding sequence ATGCAGACGACGGCAGCCGTCGACCTCGGCAATCCCGACCTGTACACGACCTCGGACCGGCACGACCGGTGGCGAGCGTACGCGGCGGAAGACGCGATGGTGTGGAGCGAGCCGGGCAGCTCACCCAGCGGGTTCTGGTCCGTGTTCTCGCATCGGGCGTGCGCCGCGGTGCTCGCCCCCTCCGCCCCGTTCACCTCCGAATACGGGATGATGATCGGCTTCGACCGCGACCATCCCGACCACTCGGGTGGCCAGATGATGGTGGTCTCCGAACAGGATCAGCACCGGAAATTACGCAAACTGGTCGGGCCACTGCTTTCGAGGGCGTCCGCCCGGAAGCTCTCGGAGCGGGTGCGCGCCGAGGTGCGCGGTGTACTCGACCGGGTTCTCGACGGCGGGGTGTGCGACGTGGCCGCGGCGATCGGCCCGCGGATCCCCGCCGCCGTCGTCTGCGAAATCCTCGGCGTGCCCGCCGAGGACCAGGACATGCTCATCGACCTGACCAACCACGCGTTCGGCGGTGAGGACGAACTGTTCGACGGGATGACCCCGCGCCAGGCGCACACCGAGATCCTCGTCTACTTCGACGAACTGATCACCGCGCGCCGCGCGAGCCCTGGCGAAGACCTCGTCAGCACCCTCCTGTCCGACGGCGACCTTTCGATCGACGACGTGGTGCTCAACTGCGACAACGTGTTGATCGGGGGAAACGAGACCACGCGGCACGCGATCACCGGTGCGGTGCACGCGTTCGCCGCGGTTCCCGGACTGCTGGAACAGGTACGGGACGGGAGCGCCGACGTCGACACCGTCGTGGACGAGGTGCTGCGCTGGACCTCGCCCGCCATGCACGTGCTGCGGGTGACGACCGATGAGGTCACCGTCAACGGCCGTGCCCTCGAAGCGGGCACCCCGGTGGTCGCGTGGTTGCCCGCCGCGAACCGGGATCCCGCCGTGTTCGACGAGCCCGACACGTTCCGGCCGGAGCGGAAACCCAACCGGCACATCGCCTTCGGGCACGGCATGCACCACTGTCTCGGCTCCGCGCTCGCGCGGATCGAGCTGGCGGTCGTGCTGCGGGAAGTAGCCGAGCGGGTTGCGCGGGTGGAGCTGGCCGAGGAGCCGTCCTGGCTGCGCGCGGTCGTCGTGCAGGGATACCGGGGACTTCCGGTGCGGTTCACCGGCCGCTGA
- a CDS encoding alpha-hydroxy acid oxidase has translation MTPLCLADLERAARTALPGEIWDFLAGGSGAEASLEANRAALERIFVIPRMLRDLTGGTTDAEVLGRRAALPVAVAPVAYQRLFHPEGELAAARAARDAGVPYTLCTLSSVPLEEIAAVGGRPWFQLYWLRDEKRSLELVRRAEDAGCEAIVFTVDVPWMGRRLRDLRNSFALPDSVTAANFDAGVAAHRRTEGLSAVADHTAREFAPATWASVEAVRAQTDLPVVLKGILAVEDAVRAVDAGAAGIVVSNHGGRQLDGAVPGIAMLGEIADAVSGGCEVLLDGGIRTGEDVLKAVALGASGVLVGRPVMWGLAAAGQEGARQVLDLLAVELRNAMGLAGCDSLSAVRRLGTRVVRYG, from the coding sequence ATGACCCCTCTCTGCCTGGCCGACCTCGAACGTGCCGCGCGGACGGCCCTCCCCGGCGAGATCTGGGATTTTCTCGCCGGGGGCAGCGGGGCCGAGGCATCGCTCGAGGCCAATCGCGCCGCACTGGAGCGGATCTTCGTGATCCCCCGGATGCTGCGCGACCTGACCGGCGGCACCACCGATGCCGAGGTCCTCGGCCGGCGCGCCGCGCTTCCCGTCGCGGTCGCGCCGGTCGCGTACCAGCGGTTGTTCCATCCCGAAGGGGAGCTCGCGGCGGCACGCGCGGCGCGGGACGCCGGCGTGCCGTACACCCTCTGCACCCTGAGCAGTGTTCCGCTGGAGGAGATCGCGGCCGTCGGTGGGCGGCCGTGGTTCCAGCTGTACTGGCTGCGCGACGAAAAGCGGTCACTGGAGCTCGTACGCCGTGCGGAGGACGCCGGTTGCGAGGCGATCGTGTTCACCGTCGACGTGCCGTGGATGGGACGGCGGTTGCGTGACCTGCGAAACAGCTTCGCGCTGCCGGATTCGGTGACGGCGGCCAACTTCGACGCCGGGGTGGCCGCGCATCGCCGTACCGAAGGGCTTTCGGCCGTCGCCGACCACACCGCGCGCGAATTCGCGCCGGCCACCTGGGCATCCGTCGAGGCGGTCCGTGCACAGACGGACCTGCCGGTGGTGCTCAAGGGGATTCTCGCGGTCGAGGACGCCGTCCGCGCCGTCGACGCGGGTGCCGCCGGAATCGTGGTGTCCAACCACGGAGGCCGTCAGTTGGACGGCGCCGTACCGGGGATCGCGATGCTGGGGGAGATCGCGGACGCGGTCTCCGGTGGCTGCGAAGTGCTGCTGGACGGCGGGATCCGGACCGGTGAGGACGTGCTCAAGGCGGTCGCGCTCGGAGCGTCGGGGGTGCTGGTGGGACGGCCCGTCATGTGGGGGCTGGCCGCGGCCGGGCAAGAGGGCGCCCGCCAGGTGCTCGACCTGCTCGCCGTCGAACTCCGGAACGCGATGGGCCTGGCGGGCTGCGACTCGCTGAGCGCGGTCCGGCGGCTGGGCACACGGGTCGTCCGGTACGGCTGA
- the hppD gene encoding 4-hydroxyphenylpyruvate dioxygenase has translation MSSQETTQNFEIDHVELYVADLEAAASGWMDRYDFSVVTTDRSADHRGVTLRHAAITLVLTEPLSDRHPGATYLQTHGEGVADIALRTPDVAAAFEAAVKGGAEPIREPEKRADSVVTATVSGFGDVVHTLIQSDTTEEASRGKGGVELREIDHFAVCLNAGDLGPTVAFYERALGFKQIFEEHIVVGAQAMNSTVVQSVSGAVTLTLIEPDKTADPGQIDDFIKEHHGSGVQHIAFTSPDAVRAVKELSGRGVEFLKTPDTYYDLLGERIELETHSLDDLRETKLLADEDHGGQLFQIFTASTHPRKTIFFEIIERQGAGTFGSSNIKALYEAVELERTGQSDLGRARR, from the coding sequence TTGTCTTCTCAAGAAACCACGCAGAATTTCGAGATCGACCATGTGGAGCTGTACGTGGCCGACCTCGAGGCGGCCGCGTCCGGCTGGATGGACAGGTACGACTTCTCCGTCGTCACCACCGACCGGTCGGCCGACCACCGCGGCGTGACGTTGCGGCACGCCGCGATCACGCTGGTGCTCACCGAGCCGCTGTCCGACCGCCACCCGGGAGCGACCTACCTGCAGACCCACGGCGAAGGGGTGGCCGACATCGCGCTGCGCACTCCCGACGTGGCCGCCGCTTTCGAAGCGGCGGTGAAGGGCGGTGCGGAACCCATCCGTGAGCCGGAGAAGCGCGCGGACTCGGTCGTCACGGCCACCGTCAGCGGTTTCGGCGATGTCGTGCACACCCTGATCCAGAGCGACACCACCGAGGAAGCCTCCCGCGGCAAGGGAGGGGTGGAGCTGCGGGAGATCGACCACTTCGCGGTCTGCCTGAACGCGGGGGATCTCGGCCCCACGGTGGCGTTCTACGAGCGTGCCCTCGGGTTCAAGCAGATCTTCGAAGAGCACATCGTGGTCGGTGCCCAGGCGATGAACTCCACCGTCGTGCAGAGCGTGTCGGGGGCGGTCACCCTCACCCTGATCGAGCCCGACAAGACCGCCGACCCCGGCCAGATCGACGACTTCATCAAGGAGCACCACGGTTCCGGCGTCCAGCACATCGCCTTCACCAGCCCGGACGCGGTCCGCGCGGTCAAGGAGCTTTCCGGGCGTGGCGTGGAATTCCTGAAAACCCCGGACACCTACTACGACCTGCTCGGCGAGCGGATCGAGCTGGAGACGCACTCGCTGGACGATCTGCGCGAGACGAAACTGCTCGCCGACGAGGACCACGGCGGCCAGCTGTTCCAGATCTTCACCGCCTCCACGCATCCGCGTAAGACGATCTTCTTCGAGATCATCGAACGGCAGGGCGCGGGAACGTTCGGCAGCTCCAACATCAAGGCGCTGTACGAAGCCGTGGAGCTGGAGCGGACCGGGCAGAGCGATCTCGGCCGCGCCCGGCGATGA